Within uncultured Methanobrevibacter sp., the genomic segment GAACAACCCATAACCCCAATAACAGCCATAACACTTCTCAATCTATTTCTTTTAGCATCCCTATAATTCCAACGGAAATTAAATGATAATCTTTTCCAAATCTTTAATCTTTCAAAGAATCCTGAAGTTGATACTTTAGGTACTTTAGACTTGATGGACTCGGAAGGTTTTTCATTTGAAATGCTTGAAACGGCACGATGTGAAACTACAAGTGCAAATATGACTATTAAAACTACAAAAAATACAAATTTCATATCTCCAGCAGGACCCCAAAATGGCAAATCATATGATCTAATCATTGACGGATAGAATATTAGAGGCAATATCATCGGCCCTAAAATCAAACCCAAAGCAGAACCCGCTAAAACTAACCAGAACCCATATGAAATATAATGCAAAGCTAAGGTAATGTTTTTAAATCCAATAGCTTTTAATGTACCAATTTGCATTCTTTGATGTGTAATTATCCTTGTCATTGAAGTCAAAAGGATTAACATAGATACCACAATGAATACAACGGGGAAAATATCAGCCATCATTTTGTGTTTAGCAATTTCCTCTGAAAACTGATGAACACTTGGGTGGTCAGACTGCGGAACAAATGTGCTGTAATACCCCTTTAAACGATAATCCAACAATTTGGAATATGTATCTGGTGACCCATCAAATTTAACGTTTAAAACATTGTATGGAACTGAATTTTCTGGAAATGCTTTATAAGACATGTAAGCAAAGCCAATTTTGCTGTGATCAGGCACCAGTGAATAAGATGACGAATGATAAACATATTCCGGCGAATATCCTAATCCTTTAATTTCTTTGTCAATTGTGCGTCCTTCACATTCAAATCGAATGCGATCTCCAATTTTTAATCCTTTGGCATCTGCAAAACTTTTATCAAGCCATACTCCATCACTGTCATTAATATTCAATGGTTTACCATCCAATAAATAGAATTTAGACAGAGTATTGTTTTCAACAAAGTGCAGCGTAATTTCGGGGTCATTTTCAAAATCCGCTACCGAGTCAACAACTAATTGCCTTTCCATTTGAGTAGTTGCACCTAAAAGATCTACTTGAGCTAAAAACAAATCATTAATATAATATGAATAAATCCAACCATCAGCCATATTGGTTTCTTCATAATAATCGTTTATAGTGACTTCAAGACCAATATATTCACCACCTATACCTGTAAAAACAAAAACTCCTAAA encodes:
- a CDS encoding ABC transporter permease → MLGKKMLRDILKHKAQFISIFLMAFLGVFVFTGIGGEYIGLEVTINDYYEETNMADGWIYSYYINDLFLAQVDLLGATTQMERQLVVDSVADFENDPEITLHFVENNTLSKFYLLDGKPLNINDSDGVWLDKSFADAKGLKIGDRIRFECEGRTIDKEIKGLGYSPEYVYHSSSYSLVPDHSKIGFAYMSYKAFPENSVPYNVLNVKFDGSPDTYSKLLDYRLKGYYSTFVPQSDHPSVHQFSEEIAKHKMMADIFPVVFIVVSMLILLTSMTRIITHQRMQIGTLKAIGFKNITLALHYISYGFWLVLAGSALGLILGPMILPLIFYPSMIRSYDLPFWGPAGDMKFVFFVVLIVIFALVVSHRAVSSISNEKPSESIKSKVPKVSTSGFFERLKIWKRLSFNFRWNYRDAKRNRLRSVMAVIGVMGCSALLIGAFGLYDGLADVKNWEYGQINHYESKLIIDDNTSVSQINAAVRDVGGDKIMEESIEIESDNTKKLGSLIVLNGTDLITPTDKDKNKIEIRNNEVSISQKMADMLNLSIGDTVKWHIMGSDKWVDTKIDKIHADPFSQGFIMSPYKLEELGLNYTPTSILTSEQVNKTYDGFKTTTTHDDIERSWDEISQTMWLFIYILSFFACVLAIIVLYNLGLLSFTEIEREIATLKVLGFKSSYLRRLLLTQNLIFTAIGFILGVPLGFYLLGAMWTSSETSFYVIPSLTITNLLLSGAITFALSILVNLMFSNKIRKLDMVEALKDSE